The Plectropomus leopardus isolate mb unplaced genomic scaffold, YSFRI_Pleo_2.0 unplaced_scaffold22368, whole genome shotgun sequence nucleotide sequence GTGGCATTTATCATTGAGTTCGCCgagtcagagcagatttggagcgtttggtgcatctggagttgacttctcttattttttctcttaccagaaaattaagagaaaatacagaaatttaAGAGTGTTGCTGCATGAAGCCCATCGTCCCTTGTTTTATAGAAAATGCGACTCTTTATTGAagtttgcttcctttttttcccacagcaCTCAAAAAATCCAAGTCTAGAAAGACCATCACCCACTTCACAAATGTGCACGGTCTGCCATGCATTGAGAAGATTGTGAGGTCAGTGGAGGAGACCCCGGAGCCCATCAGCACTGTCATCACTGGAAAAATCCCAGAATGGATCAGCGGCTCCTTCTTGAGAAACGGGCCCGGGAAGTTTGAGATCGGAAACCACAAGTGGGtgaaaaaattttaaagttttgctcTGATGCTGCGACCGATGCATCACAAAGCTGACTCCTTTCTGCTTGATTCTCATCAGGTTCAACCACTGGTTCGACGGCATGGCGCTCCTGCACCGCTTCCAAATATCCAACGGACAGGTGACTTACAGAAGCCGCTTCCTGTCCAGCGACAGCTACAAAGCCAACAAGGAGCACAGCCGCATCGCAGTGTCAGAGTTTGGCACCATCACTGTGCCAGACCCCTGCAAAAACTTCTTCCAGCGCTTTCTGTCCAGATTTGAATTTCCACGTGAGTATTTTGTCAAACGCCATGAGCAGGAACAAGAGTCTGTTAATGACGCTGTTAAGACGCCTCACTGTTTAGCACACTTCCACGTGTCTCAGAAAAAGTGggtaaataaaattatttgggTAAAATAAATTCAACTAGTGCCATTTAATCAAATACTGTAGTTAAGTATTCAACAGATAATGGCACAATAAAATTGTTTTGAGCTTAAATTTCCCATCTGAGAATCTGGAAACACATGGAAGTGAGCGAAGAGTGAGTTATCGTTGTGCTGATAACCTTTAAACTCTAAACTCCCAAATCACCGGCTCCTGTGTT carries:
- the LOC121965924 gene encoding beta,beta-carotene 9',10'-oxygenase-like, producing the protein LKKSKSRKTITHFTNVHGLPCIEKIVRSVEETPEPISTVITGKIPEWISGSFLRNGPGKFEIGNHKFNHWFDGMALLHRFQISNGQVTYRSRFLSSDSYKANKEHSRIAVSEFGTITVPDPCKNFFQRFLSRFEFP